The Apium graveolens cultivar Ventura chromosome 6, ASM990537v1, whole genome shotgun sequence genome contains a region encoding:
- the LOC141664622 gene encoding F-box/FBD/LRR-repeat protein At1g13570-like: MSRIAKPRQSESGTAAIDRISSLPGNVIDNILERLPIHDAASTSVLSKTWRDLWDLYPNLVFDWVFFSRIVANNDTLDEENLISEVTGTINEILLGNPGPILKFHLSVPEDLPLHETPNMDLWIKNISNNRVRQLKLIIGPLTAYKIPSYLFSCSELTHLSLTNCLLNPPLRFGGFCNLIDVTLENVIITGDMSFGTQLKELKLRFCSGIEHLESQFKQNHHLITFLIHKSGEIDLKWFECTKKLRTLGLLSEKGADSRKSYINLEKLLGNMIEIRTIHFNGSFLKLLESSAAVSKRLITTTRKLSLYKVEFYDLVQIRHVLFLMRSFPKLQRLEIIVKKMKEEVKEGKLKVEGTNDVLTMALVSLSTEAEYVVREFM, from the exons ATGTCGAGAATTGCCAAACCAAGGCAATCTGAGAGTGGAACAGCTGCAATTGATAGAATCAGCAGCTTACCTGGAAACGTAATTGACAACATCCTAGAACGCTTGCCCATTCATGATGCAGCAAGTACAAGTGTTCTTTCTAAAACGTGGAGGGATTTATGGGATTTGTACCCCAATCTGGTTTTTGATTGGGTTTTTTTCTCACGGATTGTTGCCAACAATGATACACTAGATGAAGAAAATTTAATATCGGAAGTTACAGGAACTATAAATGAGATCCTTTTAGGTAACCCTGGCCCCATTTTGAAGTTCCATCTTTCGGTTCCAGAAGATCTGCCTCTTCATGAAACTCCAAATATGGATTTATGGATTAAAAACATATCAAATAATAGGGTTAGGCAGTTGAAGCTTATAATTGGACCACTAACAGCCTACAAAATACCCTCTTATTTGTTTTCCTGTTCAGAGTTAACTCATTTGAGCCTCACTAATTGTTTACTCAATCCACCGCTTAGATTTGGAGGCTTTTGTAATTTGATTGATGTTACACTTGAGAATGTCATCATTACTGGCGACATGTCATTTGGGACCCAACTCAAGGAATTGAAGTTGAGATTTTGCTCCGGGATAGAACATTTAGAATCCCAATTTAAACAAAATCACCACCTCATCACCTTTCTTATCCACAAAAGTGGAGAAATTGATCTTAAATGGTTTGAATGCACCAAAAAGTTGCGAACTCTTGGTCTCTTATCGGAAAAAGGGGCAGATTCTAGAAAGAGTTATATCAATCTAGAAAAGCTACTTGGAAACATGATTGAAATACGTACTATTCACTTTAATGGCTCTTTTCTCAAG TTATTGGAGTCAAGTGCAGCTGTTTCGAAGAGACTTATAACAACAACCAGAAAGTTGTCCCTTTACAAAGTTGAATTTTATGATTTGGTTCAGATCCGACATGTTCTTTTCTTGATGAGAAGTTTCCCGAAGCTGCAACGTCTTGAAATAATTGTG AAAAAGATGAAGGAGGAGGTTAAGGAAGGAAAGCTTAAAGTTGAAGGTACTAATGATGTGTTAACAATGGCGCTCGTAAGCCTGAGCACGGAGGCAGAGTACGTGGTCAGAGAATTCATGTGA